A window of Cryptomeria japonica chromosome 3, Sugi_1.0, whole genome shotgun sequence contains these coding sequences:
- the LOC131037347 gene encoding uncharacterized protein LOC131037347 encodes MQDNNTKKPKSRKAWYHKAKMQVANLWRIVLRPPPPSADHCSAASKYAKLRKCFSTSSSAKTPAAAAASSGSIYYYTAPASVTPPRTPPRTLSYPSSLTRSFLCAPVAYTGGAATGDHGVLPPRRSSAAAAAAARDEQPGFVKGRLSNGGAAQAVVVSGAVTAIAAASPPRRRVFRGKSVMENSLMRKAVIEEEAMMMMKRRNEFAFMQRRNSLKRRQIGPSPLSRVAYNDIRCE; translated from the exons ATGCAAGATAATAACACCAAGAAGCCCAAATCAAG GAAGGCTTGGTACCATAAGGCAAAAATGCAGGTGGCGAATTTGTGGCGGATTGTTCTGAGGCCCCCGCCGCCCTCCGCCGACCACTGCTCTGCCGCCTCTAAATATGCAAAGCTCCGCAAATGCTTCAGCACTTCTTCCTCCGCTAAAACCCCAGCCGCCGCCGCCGCCTCTTCAGGGTCCATCTATTACTATACAGCCCCGGCCTCTGTAACCCCACCTCGGACACCACCGCGGACGCTTTCATACCCGTCGTCTCTCACCAGAAGCTTCCTCTGCGCTCCCGTCGCCTACACCGGCGGCGCCGCCACCGGGGATCATGGGGTTCTTCCTCCCAGGCGGAGCAGCGCTGCGGCGGCGGCGGCGGCGAGGGATGAGCAGCCGGGATTTGTGAAGGGGAGGCTGTCGAATGGCGGCGCCGCTCAGGCCGTGGTGGTGAGCGGCGCCGTCACCGCCATTGCCGCCGCCTCACCACCGCGGAGGAGGGTTTTCAGAGGGAAATCTGTGATGGAGAATTCTCTGATGAGAAAAGCTGTAATTGAAGAAGaggcaatgatgatgatgaagaggagaaatgaattTGCTTTCATGCAGAGGAGGAATTCATTGAAGAGGCGGCAGATTGGCCCTAGTCCTCTTAGTCGTGTTGCTTACAATGATATTCGGTGTgagtga